In Streptococcus parauberis NCFD 2020, the sequence TCGAGTATGTAAAAAGTTTAGGATTTGCCTCTGCACCTGTTATTGAAAGTGGCGATATTGTCTTTTCTGGATTCCAACCAGCTAAATTAAAAGAACTAATAAAGTAATTAAGGAAATAATAAATGAGTTTAAAAGATATTGGCGAAATTTCTTATTTTCGTCTTAACAATGAAATAAACCGTCCAGTCGATGGTAAAATCCCATTACATAAAGATAAAGAAGCATTACAAGCTTTTTTTGAAGAAAATGTAATCCCTAACACAAAGCCTTTCGCTTCAATTACAAAAAAAATTGAGTACCTTTTAAAACATGATTACATTGAATCAGAGTTTATCTCAAAATACTCAAAAGAATTTATTGAAGAGTTAGCTAGTATTATCAAAAATGAAAACTTCCAGTTTAATTCCTTTATGGCTGCTTATAAGTTTTATCAGCAATATGCTTTAAAGACTAACGATGGTGAGTATTACTTAGAGAGTCTTGAAGACCGTGTCATGTTTAATGCTCTTTATTTTGCTGATGGTAATGAAGAATTAGCAAAATCAATCGCAATTGAAATGATTAATCAACGTTATCAACCAGCTACTCCTTCATTTTTAAATGCTGGACGTAGTCGACGTGGTGAATTAGTTTCTTGTTTCCTTATTCAAGTTACCGATGATATGAACTCAATTGGTCGCTCAATCAACTCAGCCCTCCAATTATCAAGAATTGGTGGTGGTGTTGGTATCACACTTTCTAACTTGCGTGAAGCTGGTGCACCTATTAAAGGATATGCTGGAGCAGCCTCAGGTGTTGTTCCTGTTATGAAATTATTCGAAGATAGTTTCTCTTATTCTAATCAATTAGGTCAACGTCAAGGTGCTGGTGTTGTCTACTTAGATGTTTTCCATCCAGACATCATTGCCTTTTTATCAACTAAAAAAGAAAATGCTGACGAAAAGGTTCGTGTTAAAACCTTATCACTTGGATTAACTGTTCCAGATAAATTTTATGAATTAGCTCGTAATAATGATGATATGTATCTCTTTAGTCCATATAGTGTGGAAAAAGAATATGGTATTCCTTATAATTACATTGATATTACTGCAATGTATGATGAGTTAGTTGCTAATCCTAAAATTACAAAAACTAAAATTAAAGCTCGTGATTTAGAGACTGAAATTTCTAAACTACAACAAGAATCAGGCTACCCATATATCATTAATATTGATACAGCAAATAAAGCAAATCCAGTTGATGGTAAAGTTATCATGAGTAACTTGTGTTCTGAAATTCTTCAGATTCAAAAACCTAGTGTCATTAATGACGCACAGGAATTTGTTGAAATGGGAACTGATATTTCATGTAATCTTGGATCAACTAATATTTTAAATATGATGACATCTCCTGATTTTGGAGCTTCAATTAAAGCAATGACACGTGCACTAACATTTGTTACGGATTCTTCACAAATTGAAGCTGTGCCAACAATTAAAAATGGTAACCAACAAGCACATACCTTTGGTTTAGGTGCAATGGGACTTCATTCTTATTTGGCTCAACATCATATTGAATATGGTAGCCCTGAATCAGTTGAATTCACTGATATTTACTTTATGTTAATGAATTACTGGACCTTGGTTGAATCGAACAATATTGCTCGTGAAAGACAAACCACATTTACAGGCTTTGAGAATTCAAAATACGCTGATGGTAGTTACTTTGATAAATACGTGACTGGTAAATTTGTTCCTCAGACTGATTTTGTTAAGGATCTTTTCAAGGATCATTTTATTCCTCAGGCATCAGACTGGGAGACTTTACGTCAGGCTGTTCAAAAAGATGGTCTCTACCACCAAAACCGCCTTGCTGTCGCTCCTAATGGGTCAATATCATATATCAATGATTGCTCCGCTTCTATTCATCCAATTACACAAAGAATTGAAGAACGTCAAGAGAAGAAAATTGGTAAAATCTATTACCCTGCAAATGGACTTTCAACTGATACAATTCCCTACTACACATCTGCTTATGATATGGATATGCGTAAGGTTATTGATGTATATGCTGCTGCGACGCAACACGTTGACCAAGGTTTGTCACTAACATTATTCTTACGAAGTGAATTACCTAAAGAACTTTATGAATGGAAATCTGAAAGCAAGCAAACAACGCGTGACCTTTCAATTCTCCGAAATTACGCCTTTAACAAAGGCATTAAATCCATTTACTATATTCGTACATTTACTGACGATGGTGAAGAAGTTGGCGCAAATCAATGTGAATCATGCGTGATTTAATTGGTATAGAAGCAATAGATGCTTAAGTATCTATTACCTCTACGGCAGTCTGTTTTTGTTGGTAATTTATTTATTCTCAACTGTACTAAAATACTTATAGAAACATATTTGTACCAGTAGGACTTTGGTCGGTTCTACTGGTTTATCTCGTTATTATTAACGCACTTTACTACTCTTTAGGAGATCATTTTTCTATGACAACATATTATGAAGCAATTAACTGGAATGAAATCGAAGACGTGATTGACAAGTCTACATGGGAGAAATTAACTGAACAATTTTGGTTAGATACTCGTATTCCTTTATCAAATGACTTAGATGACTGGCGTAAATTGCCTGCCAAAGAAAAAGACCTTGTCGGAAAAGTCTTTGGTGGCCTAACTCTTCTAGATACCATGCAATCTGAAACTGGTGTTGAAGCAATTCGTGCTGATGTTCGTACGCCTCATGAAGAAGCTGTATTGAACAATATCCAATTTATGGAATCAGTTCATGCAAAATCTTACTCCTCTATTTTTTCAACTTTAAATACTAAAAAAGAAATTGAAGAAATTTTTGACTGGACTAATAGCAATGAATTCTTACAGAACAAAGCTAAAATCATCAATGACATCTATGAAAACGGCGATGCCTTACAAAAGAAAGTTGCCTCAACTTATCTAGAAACATTTCTTTTTTACTCAGGTTTCTTTACACCTCTGTATTACCTAGGAAATAACAAACTAGCTAATGTGGCTGAAATCATCAAATTAATCATCCGTGATGAGTCTGTTCACGGAACTTACATTGGTTACAAATTCCAACTTGGATTCAATGAATTATCTGAAGAAAAACAAGAGGATTTTAAAGAATGGATGTATGATTTACTTTATCAATTGTATGAAAATGAAGAAAATTATACAAAATCACTTTATGATCAAGTAGGGTGGACTGAGGAAGTTATGACATTCCTTCGCTATAATGCCAATAAAGCTTTGATGAACCTAGGTCAAGATCCTTTATTCCCTGATACAGCAAATGATGTCAATCC encodes:
- the nrdF gene encoding class 1b ribonucleoside-diphosphate reductase subunit beta, which codes for MTTYYEAINWNEIEDVIDKSTWEKLTEQFWLDTRIPLSNDLDDWRKLPAKEKDLVGKVFGGLTLLDTMQSETGVEAIRADVRTPHEEAVLNNIQFMESVHAKSYSSIFSTLNTKKEIEEIFDWTNSNEFLQNKAKIINDIYENGDALQKKVASTYLETFLFYSGFFTPLYYLGNNKLANVAEIIKLIIRDESVHGTYIGYKFQLGFNELSEEKQEDFKEWMYDLLYQLYENEENYTKSLYDQVGWTEEVMTFLRYNANKALMNLGQDPLFPDTANDVNPIVMNGISTGTSNHDFFSQVGNGYLLGSVEAMTESDYDFGKEA
- the nrdE gene encoding class 1b ribonucleoside-diphosphate reductase subunit alpha is translated as MSLKDIGEISYFRLNNEINRPVDGKIPLHKDKEALQAFFEENVIPNTKPFASITKKIEYLLKHDYIESEFISKYSKEFIEELASIIKNENFQFNSFMAAYKFYQQYALKTNDGEYYLESLEDRVMFNALYFADGNEELAKSIAIEMINQRYQPATPSFLNAGRSRRGELVSCFLIQVTDDMNSIGRSINSALQLSRIGGGVGITLSNLREAGAPIKGYAGAASGVVPVMKLFEDSFSYSNQLGQRQGAGVVYLDVFHPDIIAFLSTKKENADEKVRVKTLSLGLTVPDKFYELARNNDDMYLFSPYSVEKEYGIPYNYIDITAMYDELVANPKITKTKIKARDLETEISKLQQESGYPYIINIDTANKANPVDGKVIMSNLCSEILQIQKPSVINDAQEFVEMGTDISCNLGSTNILNMMTSPDFGASIKAMTRALTFVTDSSQIEAVPTIKNGNQQAHTFGLGAMGLHSYLAQHHIEYGSPESVEFTDIYFMLMNYWTLVESNNIARERQTTFTGFENSKYADGSYFDKYVTGKFVPQTDFVKDLFKDHFIPQASDWETLRQAVQKDGLYHQNRLAVAPNGSISYINDCSASIHPITQRIEERQEKKIGKIYYPANGLSTDTIPYYTSAYDMDMRKVIDVYAAATQHVDQGLSLTLFLRSELPKELYEWKSESKQTTRDLSILRNYAFNKGIKSIYYIRTFTDDGEEVGANQCESCVI